The genomic region ATATTACATTAAATAGCGATATGGGATTTGATAATGTAATCAAAGCCATTCGTGGAATTTTTGATAACAAAGACTAGAAATAGTCTTTTTCACTACTCATAAATGAGCGGTGAAATAAATAATAACTCATTAAAGAGTGCTTTCTCTAAAATCGCAGATAAATAATTATAATAAGAGTGATGAAGGAGGAGGTATACATGATTGGAGAAAGAATTCAATTTTTACGTAACGAACATAACCTAAAACAAGAAGAATTAGCGAAGATATTAAAAATAGGGCATAGTACTTTGGCAGCATATGAACAAAACAAGAGAAAGCCTAAAGTGGAAACAATTATTTTAATAGCAAAATATTTTAATGTTTCTACTGATTTTATTTTAGAGTTAACAAATAAACCAGATCAACAATATAACCAAGGCAAAACTTTGGTAGATAATAAACACTTTGTATCCATACCAGACTCTTTGTGGGATGTAGAAGTAGCAATTGATGAATTTGAGTTATTAAAGGAGTTTATCGTTTATAAATACAATAAATAAGATATATCGCATTGCAATATGTGATGATGACCAACAATTTTTAGAAAAACTTCAGCAACACTTCAAACCTTATTTACATAAAATAGAACTCACATCTTATCAAGATCCTAATGAATTATTAGAAAATATAAAACATTATCATGCAATACTAATAGATTATGAAATGAAAACGATGACAGCTTTTGATCTATTAGAAAAAATTAGAAAAGAAAACATTTTAAAAGTTATCATTAGCTCTCATAATGAATATATTTATCAAAGCTTTGCATATCATATTTTCTGGTATATCCAAAAACAACAGTTATCAAAATACTTTCCTATTATGATGGAAAAGTTAATAGAACAGATGGAACAAAATAACCAAAGGATAATATTAAATGAGGGCAGTGTTCATATTAATATTCCTAAAGAGGAAATAAGATATATAGAAAAACAAAAGAATTATCTTTATATTCACGCAAATCAAACATATAAAATTAGATATTCATTTAAAGACTTTGTTGTTCAATTTTATGACGATGATTTTGTAATACCAATATATGGAACAATGGTTCACATCCAAAATATAAGGTATGTACATAGTGGTAGAAAGCATCTTATATTATGGGACGATACAACATTACCAATTAGCTATACCCATAAAAACAATCTCTTACAAAGAACAAATGCATATAAAATGAAAAGACCAAACAGTTAGTTTGGTCTTTTAAAAGAAAGAGTGATTTTTTATTTGTTATTTAATTTGGCAGGCATTTCTGGTTCATATAACCAGAAGAATGTTCCAATATTGCTTGCTGAAAGTGCAATAGCACAGATACCTAAACATAATAATGATTTAAATTGTTTTTTCATGTGATAATCTCCTTAATATAATTAATAATATAGTTATTAGTACTGCTAAAAACATACAAAAACTAATAGTAGAATTTAAGCAATACACGATGTAAAAAGCAATGAACATGATACCGTGGATAAATAAGTTCTTTTCATAAGAAACTAAGTAATTAATTACTAATAACACTGCAAAAACATAATATATATATCTAGGCGCAGCTACTGTATGTATCATCGTTGTTGTTAAAAACATGAGAATATTAGAACATATAGTACATTGTAAAAATGTTTTGCAGTGATAGCTTTTATGTGCTTTACGAAAAGGGACAAAAATAATATTAAATAAAACAAATTCATAAAACAACCCACATGTAATAGAGACTAGTATTGCTAATGCAGTGTTAATGGTTGTTGTTATTATTGCTTCGATACCATATCTTAATATTTGAATGTCCTCTAAGTCATCGCTTACTGTAATTTTATGTGCTAACTTATTTGATAATCCAATAATGTTCATATAAATCTCCTTCTTTCTACGAAATCATACTAAAATAGTGTGGAATTGTAAACAATGTGGTAAAATTATAACAATAGAGGTAAAATATGGAGGTTTTTGATGGATATAGTCATTTTATTAGTTTTTGCTTTTGGAGAAATGTTTTTATGTTTGTTGTTATGTGATGTATTTTTGAAGTATAAAGATACAAAGTTAGGGACAAAGATTATTTTGTCTGTTGTTTATGGTGTAATGATGCACTATGTGGGTGTGGTTGATAATAATGGTATTTTTTCATTTGTAATCTTTTTGTTTTGTTTATTTGTTTATGGTTATTTATCAACGGGGACAAATTTTAGAAAAATAATAATGACAGTATTTTTGGTTGCAGTGAATTTAATGGTTATTAATGCATTATTTTTGGTATTAGCGTTTTTAAGTGCGGAATCAACTACTAGTTTGTTGAATGGTACAGAATCAGAGGTGCTAAATTTTTATACATTGTTAAGTAAAGCAGCTTTATATTTTGAATATTTATGTTTGAAACAAAGAAATTCAAATCAAGTCTATTTTGATCAAATAGTATGGAAATGGGTTGCTTGTATTAGTGTTACTTCTTTAGTTATTTGTCATATTTGTTTTTATGAATATATTCAAAATAATATGAATTTATTTTCTACTTTCTCAGTTTTTATAGGAGCAATTGTGACAAATATATTAGTTTATGTTTTATGTATGGAGTTATCGAATAGTGCTAGGGAAGGAGTAAGAAAACAAATATTGATTGAAGCAATTCGTTATGAACAACAATCACAAATAGAAATGGAGAGTTTAGTTGATAAGATGTCAAAGATAAGCCATGATTTTGATAAACATATTTTGGTTATTGAAGATATGATTGATAAAAATGATACATGTTTGGCAAAAGAATATTTGAATAAAATAAAGCTATCTTCTAGACAAGTGGTTTTTAATACCAATAGTAGTGTTTTAAATTATATGTTAAGCAATAAAGTGAGTTATGCTAAAAACTTAGGAATTGATGTTCATTATATGGTGTTTGGTCATGAGGTTAGTTATATAGATGATGTTGATATGACAGGGTTGGTAGGTAATTTGTTAGATAATGCGATTGAAGCAGCAGGGCAGTCTAAAGAAAAACAAATTGAATTACGATTTGATTTTCAAGATGAACATGTTTCTACATTTTTAGTGAAAAATAGTTTAAATCATGAAATAAAGAAGAATGGTAAAAATCTTGTTACTACCAAAGCTGATAAACAGGGTCATGGGATAGGGATGAGCGTTATTCAAGAAATAGTAGAAAAATATCAGGGACAAGATTATTATCAAATAGAAGAGAATCAGTTTTCTCATTTGTGCATATTGTTAGATAATGAAAAGATAGCTTAGTTTTTTGTAGTTTGTTTTCTGGTTTTGGAAAAAAACTTTTTTTATTTGGGAATGGTGTATAGTTTGGTAAGGGAGAGTGAGATCATGGATAAAAAAACAAATAAAGTATTAGATATAAAATATATTGCTATCCAAATATTTTATTTAATGAATTATTGTGCAATGTTGGGATATGCTTCGGTTTATTTATTAGAATTAGGGTTTAGTAATGGACAAATAGGGATTA from Tannockella kyphosi harbors:
- a CDS encoding helix-turn-helix domain-containing protein, which codes for MIGERIQFLRNEHNLKQEELAKILKIGHSTLAAYEQNKRKPKVETIILIAKYFNVSTDFILELTNKPDQQYNQGKTLVDNKHFVSIPDSLWDVEVAIDEFELLKEFIVYKYNK
- a CDS encoding LytR/AlgR family response regulator transcription factor yields the protein MCDDDQQFLEKLQQHFKPYLHKIELTSYQDPNELLENIKHYHAILIDYEMKTMTAFDLLEKIRKENILKVIISSHNEYIYQSFAYHIFWYIQKQQLSKYFPIMMEKLIEQMEQNNQRIILNEGSVHINIPKEEIRYIEKQKNYLYIHANQTYKIRYSFKDFVVQFYDDDFVIPIYGTMVHIQNIRYVHSGRKHLILWDDTTLPISYTHKNNLLQRTNAYKMKRPNS
- a CDS encoding AgrD family cyclic lactone autoinducer peptide → MKKQFKSLLCLGICAIALSASNIGTFFWLYEPEMPAKLNNK
- a CDS encoding accessory gene regulator B family protein, whose protein sequence is MNIIGLSNKLAHKITVSDDLEDIQILRYGIEAIITTTINTALAILVSITCGLFYEFVLFNIIFVPFRKAHKSYHCKTFLQCTICSNILMFLTTTMIHTVAAPRYIYYVFAVLLVINYLVSYEKNLFIHGIMFIAFYIVYCLNSTISFCMFLAVLITILLIILRRLSHEKTI
- a CDS encoding sensor histidine kinase, encoding MDIVILLVFAFGEMFLCLLLCDVFLKYKDTKLGTKIILSVVYGVMMHYVGVVDNNGIFSFVIFLFCLFVYGYLSTGTNFRKIIMTVFLVAVNLMVINALFLVLAFLSAESTTSLLNGTESEVLNFYTLLSKAALYFEYLCLKQRNSNQVYFDQIVWKWVACISVTSLVICHICFYEYIQNNMNLFSTFSVFIGAIVTNILVYVLCMELSNSAREGVRKQILIEAIRYEQQSQIEMESLVDKMSKISHDFDKHILVIEDMIDKNDTCLAKEYLNKIKLSSRQVVFNTNSSVLNYMLSNKVSYAKNLGIDVHYMVFGHEVSYIDDVDMTGLVGNLLDNAIEAAGQSKEKQIELRFDFQDEHVSTFLVKNSLNHEIKKNGKNLVTTKADKQGHGIGMSVIQEIVEKYQGQDYYQIEENQFSHLCILLDNEKIA